A stretch of DNA from Mucilaginibacter daejeonensis:
TGCTGGGCTACACTTTTTTGACCATTGGTTTTGTGATCAAAGGTATCACCGTGTTAGGCTATGCCCGAGTGATCCCTGGGTTGATATCTAACTATAGCCTCGGCTTCAGCTTTATACTTGAGATGCTGTTCCTATCATTTGCGATAGGTGATCAGGTGCGTATCATGCGTAAGGATAAGGAAACAGCTCAAGATGAGACCATCCGCCAGATGGAGATCAACAACGAATTAAAGGATTCGATCAACAAAGAACTGGAGGTCAAGGTAGCAGAGCGAACCAAAGAGGTGATCGAAAAATCGGAAGAGATATTTAAGCAAGCGCATACGATCGAGGAACAGAACAAGGAACTCCTGGACATCAATACCCAATTGGAACAACAGGCGGCCGAGATCACGCGGATGAACGTTTTGCTTGAGAACGACAACATCCAGCTCAAGACCAACATCGAGAAAGTGACCGATGCTCGGGCGATGTCCACAGAACTGTCGTTCGAGGAGTTCAGCGCTAAATATCCCGATCAGGAAACGTGCAATAAATTCCTGGCCGATATCAAGTGGTCAAAAAGCTTCAATTGTATCAAGTGTGGTAACGAGTATTATAAGCATGGCCGCGCACCTTACAGCCGCCGTTGCACCAAATGCAATTATGAGGAATCGGTATTGTACAACACCATCTTTCAGAACAACCGTATACCTATCAATAAGGCGTTCTACATCGTTTACCTGATCTACACTACCAAAGGCGCTATATCATCCTACCAATTGTCTGAAAAACTGCAGATACGCCAAAGCACTTGCTGGCATTATGCCCTGCGCATCAAAAAAGTGTTGGAAGACCACAAAAGCCGTGGCAAAAAGAACACCAATCAAGGCTGGAGCAAATTGATACTGGAGATACCGCCAGCCAAGACGAAAGCGAACGTTGCACCCGTGATCGAGAAATAGAAAAGCCCGCCGGGCGATGTCCGGCAGGCTGTCTCAATGATAAGTGAAGGTATGTTTAGTTCATTTTAAGGTTAACGCCGCCGCCTGATGAACGTACGGATACCATGGCTCCGCCGCCATTGTACTCGCCTTCCAAACGGTTCTTTTGTTTGATGCCATTAAAGGTACCCGCCAGGTCGGCGTTCACCCTGGAGCCACGCAGATCAAGGTTCAAGCCTTTATCAGCAGGCACCAGCAGGTCGATATGACCGGCACTGGTATTCAGTTTTACGAATTTGCCCACCTGCTCAAATTGTGCGTGGATGCTGCCGCCCGAAGTCGAAGCGTCGACGCTGCAGTTCAAACGTGACAGGTTAATGCTTCCGCCTGAGGTGCTGGTGCGTAGTTCGCCGCCAATATCTTCAGCATTGATACTTCCGCCACTGGTAGATGCCTCTATCATGCCCTTTAACCCTGATAGCTTCAGGGCTCCACCACTGGTGGTAAGCTCCATCTTGCCTTCGCAATCATTGGCTCTGATACTACCTCCGCTGGTCACCAGCTCTATATCCTGTTTACAGTTCGACACATCGATACTACCACCGCTGGTTGAGCCCTTGATATGGCCATTCAACCCCATGAGATGCAGGCGACCGCCACTGGTGCTGAACTCCTGATCACCGTCAAGATCGGTCAAGGTGATCGCGCCGCCGCTGGTGTTCAGCATGGTAGCTACTGCCTTAGGCACATAAACCTTGAATGATATACTTAGCGCCTTACGCCAGTTCAGGATGCCTGAGCGGCGTTTGGCTGTGGCGTGTAACTCATGATCAGTATCAGTGATCTTCAGGTCATAGTTGTCGGCCAGGCGCTGTAAAAGCTCTTCTTTGCTGATATCTTCGTTGTAGTTGCTCGGCGCTACGTAAACTTCCAAACGTGCTTGCGAGGCATCTGTTCCGGTGACCGTGATACTACCTCCGGATGTATTGACGAACACTTGCTTGATGTTTGCTGCCGACAGCGACCGTGTTTGGTACGGCTGGGCGTTCCATTTTTCCTGTGCTTTAAGACCTAGGCTTGCTAATAAGATAAAGGCGATGGTAGTGATCTTTTTCATGTTCGGTTCACGTTAAAGGCAAGGTGATGACCAATGCTGTGATACGTTATGCCAAGCGCATACCAAACCTATAAAGCATTGATATTCAAGATATTATATTTATCCGAAGGCAAATACCGTACGAACATGAACAAAAGGTGTGCGGGAACGATACGATCGAAGGTCGGCGAGATCACGTGCTGACATGATGAATTATAGACACAACAACGAAAAAGCCCCGCTAAGCTTTTGCTTAGCGGGGCTGCTATGGTTAACGGCTTCTCGTTTGGTCTATCAGAACGGATAACGCACAAATGCCTCGATGGCCTCGTATTCGGCCAGGCCTAAGTGGTTATAGTTGGCTGCCGTTTCACGGTTGCGGTCCTCGGCACGTACCCAAAACTCACGCTTGTCATCACCAGGGAATACCGGGTGATCTTTTTGCGACTGGTGTTTGAAGATCGCGTTACGCTTGCGCAACACTTCCTGAGGCGATAACGGCACGGCCATCTCGATCTCGTAGGTCTCAAATTCATGCCACGCGCCACGGTATAACCATAACCAGCAATCTTTTACCCACTCTTCAGTTTGCTTTAGGCGTTGCAAAGCGGTAAGGATGATATTGAAGCAAACCACGTGCGTACCATGTGGATCGGCAAAATCGCCTGCGGCAAATACCTGGTGAGGTTTTACCTTTTGCAACAGGTCAACGGTCAGTTGTATATCTTCTTCACTTACCGAGTTCTTTTGCGTTTTACCGGTCTCATAGAACGGAAGCGCCATAAAATGGATATGGTCGTCTTGCAGGCCTGCGTAGCGAGCACCAGCGATAGCCTCTGTTTTACGGATAAAACCTTTAACGTTACGTATCTCCTGGGTGTCTAACTGGTTCGGGCGCTTTTGCTCAATGAACTGACGCATGTTCTCATACACCGAGCGCAGCTGGCTGTTATCGGCACCCATACTGTGTTGGAAGTCGATAGCGAATTCTACATAACGCAGCACATCGTCATCCCAAACGGCAGTGTTACCCGAGGTTTGGTAGGCCACATGTACGTCATGCCCCTGATCTACCAAACGGATGAAAGTACCACCCATCGAGATCACATCATCGTCAGGGTGCGGTGAGAAAACGATCGAGCGTTTTTTGGCAGGCTCAGCACGTTCAGGGCGTTGTGAGTCATCAGCATTAGGCTTGCCACCTGGCCAGCCTGTAATGGTATGCTGTATCTTATTAAAAATATCAATGTTGATGTTGTATACAGGCCCCTGCTCTACTGCAAGTTGCGCCATACCGTTATTATTGTAATCCTCTTCGGTAAGTTTTAAGATCGGTTTGTCAAGCGTTTTGGCCAG
This window harbors:
- a CDS encoding DUF4097 family beta strand repeat-containing protein, which gives rise to MKKITTIAFILLASLGLKAQEKWNAQPYQTRSLSAANIKQVFVNTSGGSITVTGTDASQARLEVYVAPSNYNEDISKEELLQRLADNYDLKITDTDHELHATAKRRSGILNWRKALSISFKVYVPKAVATMLNTSGGAITLTDLDGDQEFSTSGGRLHLMGLNGHIKGSTSGGSIDVSNCKQDIELVTSGGSIRANDCEGKMELTTSGGALKLSGLKGMIEASTSGGSINAEDIGGELRTSTSGGSINLSRLNCSVDASTSGGSIHAQFEQVGKFVKLNTSAGHIDLLVPADKGLNLDLRGSRVNADLAGTFNGIKQKNRLEGEYNGGGAMVSVRSSGGGVNLKMN
- the nagB gene encoding glucosamine-6-phosphate deaminase is translated as MARLNLLEETRYEKLPVTVYPNQQEAAKQVAKRIADLIRNKQEANKPAVLGLATGVTPIKVYQELVRMHKEEGLSFKNVITFNLDEYYPMKPDAVQSYVTFMNENLFDHIDIEKANVHIPDGTLDIDAIQAFCMDYEEQIEALGGLDLQILGIGRTGHIGFNEPGSAPNSGTRLVTLDDLTRSDAARDFGGKENVPTKAITMGIGTIFKAREIILMAWSAKKAPIIKKAVEGEISGDVPATYLQLSDNVEFVLDEAAASELTRFDTPWLVKDCVWADQLKKKAVIWLAKTLDKPILKLTEEDYNNNGMAQLAVEQGPVYNINIDIFNKIQHTITGWPGGKPNADDSQRPERAEPAKKRSIVFSPHPDDDVISMGGTFIRLVDQGHDVHVAYQTSGNTAVWDDDVLRYVEFAIDFQHSMGADNSQLRSVYENMRQFIEQKRPNQLDTQEIRNVKGFIRKTEAIAGARYAGLQDDHIHFMALPFYETGKTQKNSVSEEDIQLTVDLLQKVKPHQVFAAGDFADPHGTHVVCFNIILTALQRLKQTEEWVKDCWLWLYRGAWHEFETYEIEMAVPLSPQEVLRKRNAIFKHQSQKDHPVFPGDDKREFWVRAEDRNRETAANYNHLGLAEYEAIEAFVRYPF